One Fuerstiella marisgermanici DNA window includes the following coding sequences:
- a CDS encoding NADH:ubiquinone reductase (Na(+)-transporting) subunit B: MKFLRDKLDQVEPWFHKGGKLARLYPIYEAIDTFLYTPGEVTKNASHVRDGMDLKRMMIFVVIALTPCILMACYNTGAQTHIVAKAAVDAGDSYSDVISELGWRASVVRMCGWDPAAGGNLVYNFLHGALYFIPVFLVTNMVGGAWEVLFGCIRKHDINEGFLVTGMLFPLTLPATIPLWQVALGISFGVVIGKEVFGGTGKNFLNPALTARAFLYFAYPIQITGSTVWAGAIDGITCPTLLTTMGNVQVAAPDGGSFAAVINNDLGGLTLWQAFLGNIPGSMGETSTLACLLGAIFLIVTGVGSWRIMAGVLIGAMGLATVFHGIETTTNAMYQVPPAWHLCTGGLAFGLVFMATDPVSAAMTNAGRWVYGILIGMMTITVRVLNPAFPEGIMLAILLGNVFAPVIDYVVVQKNINRRLARNEA, encoded by the coding sequence ATGAAATTCCTGCGAGACAAGTTAGATCAGGTTGAGCCGTGGTTTCACAAAGGTGGAAAACTGGCGCGGCTGTATCCGATCTACGAAGCGATCGACACGTTTCTGTATACGCCCGGCGAAGTGACGAAAAATGCGTCACACGTGCGGGACGGCATGGACCTGAAGCGAATGATGATCTTCGTGGTCATCGCGCTGACGCCCTGCATTTTGATGGCTTGCTACAACACGGGTGCTCAAACGCACATCGTGGCCAAGGCGGCGGTCGACGCAGGTGATTCGTATTCCGACGTGATTTCCGAACTTGGCTGGCGTGCTTCCGTCGTTCGGATGTGCGGTTGGGATCCTGCTGCTGGCGGAAACCTTGTCTACAACTTCCTGCACGGTGCCTTGTATTTCATTCCTGTCTTCCTGGTGACCAACATGGTTGGCGGGGCGTGGGAAGTGCTGTTCGGCTGCATCCGTAAGCACGATATTAACGAAGGCTTTCTGGTGACGGGGATGCTGTTCCCGCTGACGCTGCCTGCCACGATACCGCTCTGGCAAGTCGCACTGGGAATCAGTTTCGGTGTTGTCATCGGAAAAGAAGTCTTTGGCGGAACCGGCAAGAACTTTCTAAACCCGGCTCTGACTGCTCGAGCCTTCTTGTACTTTGCCTATCCCATTCAAATTACTGGTTCGACCGTATGGGCCGGAGCAATCGACGGAATCACTTGTCCAACGTTGCTGACAACAATGGGCAACGTGCAGGTGGCTGCCCCGGATGGTGGTTCATTTGCAGCCGTCATTAACAACGACCTCGGCGGACTCACACTGTGGCAGGCCTTTCTGGGGAACATTCCCGGTTCGATGGGCGAAACGTCGACCCTCGCCTGCCTGCTGGGTGCGATCTTCCTGATTGTCACCGGCGTCGGATCCTGGCGAATCATGGCCGGCGTGCTGATTGGAGCCATGGGGCTGGCAACCGTGTTTCACGGAATTGAAACAACAACGAACGCGATGTATCAGGTTCCTCCTGCGTGGCACTTGTGTACGGGAGGCCTGGCGTTTGGGCTGGTGTTTATGGCGACCGATCCGGTCTCTGCCGCCATGACAAATGCTGGGCGTTGGGTGTACGGAATCCTGATTGGGATGATGACAATCACGGTGCGCGTTCTGAACCCTGCGTTTCCGGAAGGCATTATGCTGGCGATTCTGCTGGGCAACGTATTTGCTCCTGTGATCGACTACGTGGTCGTACAAAAGAACATCAACAGGAGGCTCGCTCGCAATGAAGCCTGA
- a CDS encoding Na(+)-translocating NADH-quinone reductase subunit C, with protein MKPETIRTFKVAVTLCLVCSVVVSSLAVGLKGIQEEQKEAFRQQSILEAAGLWEEGGDPGKLFKDNIKAIGLDLEDHKPEGDDLSAPKFDMAKALRDPKLHEEIPKQEDVAGLKNVEIYTVVYRVPKEGPIKKLILPIRGKGLWSTLYGFVALDVEEIEEGPTHVKVAGLTYYKHGETPGLGGEVDNQLWKAKWPGKLVFDENWDVQIEVAKNATTDYQVDALSGATLTSNGVTNMLEFWLGDSGFGPYLQKLAKKDAATQKDAATQEAAARRAVIQ; from the coding sequence ATGAAGCCTGAAACGATACGAACCTTTAAGGTTGCTGTAACTCTGTGTTTGGTCTGTTCTGTCGTGGTGTCTTCTCTGGCCGTGGGGCTGAAGGGCATTCAGGAAGAACAGAAGGAAGCCTTTCGTCAGCAGAGTATTCTGGAAGCGGCTGGACTGTGGGAAGAAGGCGGCGACCCTGGCAAGTTGTTCAAAGACAATATCAAAGCCATTGGTCTGGACCTGGAAGACCATAAGCCGGAAGGTGATGATCTTTCCGCCCCGAAGTTTGACATGGCAAAAGCTCTGCGGGATCCAAAACTTCACGAGGAAATTCCGAAGCAGGAAGATGTCGCCGGTTTAAAGAACGTCGAAATCTACACCGTTGTCTACCGTGTCCCTAAAGAAGGCCCGATCAAGAAACTGATCCTTCCGATACGAGGCAAAGGTCTGTGGTCCACGCTGTACGGCTTTGTGGCTCTGGATGTCGAAGAAATCGAGGAAGGACCGACACACGTTAAGGTGGCCGGACTAACCTACTACAAGCACGGTGAAACACCAGGCCTTGGTGGTGAGGTCGACAACCAGCTCTGGAAAGCCAAATGGCCAGGTAAGCTGGTATTCGATGAAAACTGGGACGTGCAGATTGAAGTCGCCAAGAATGCCACGACCGACTATCAGGTGGACGCACTATCGGGTGCGACTCTGACATCGAATGGTGTGACCAACATGCTGGAGTTCTGGCTGGGCGACAGCGGTTTCGGGCCATACCTGCAGAAGCTTGCAAAAAAAGACGCAGCCACCCAGAAAGACGCAGCGACTCAGGAGGCGGCCGCACGACGGGCCGTCATCCAATAA
- a CDS encoding NADH:ubiquinone reductase (Na(+)-transporting) subunit D, translating to MAEPNPKKILLDPLVNNNPIALQILGLCSALAVTVKLETSLVMAIAVTLVTGCSSAAISFIRREIPSSIRIIAQMTIIASMVIMVDQILQAFTPGLSRQLSVFVGLIITNCIVMGRAEAFAMKNGPWLSFLDGIGNGLGYGFILLLVGFFRELFGSGKLFGVNVMVPQTEGGWYPTNGLMLIAPSAFFLIGLIIWVIRTFKPEQVEAE from the coding sequence ATGGCTGAACCAAACCCCAAAAAGATCCTGCTGGATCCGCTGGTCAACAACAATCCCATTGCCTTGCAAATTCTGGGTTTGTGTAGTGCCCTTGCGGTCACAGTAAAGCTGGAAACATCGCTGGTGATGGCCATCGCTGTGACTCTGGTCACGGGGTGTTCCAGTGCGGCGATTTCGTTTATTCGCCGAGAGATCCCGAGTAGCATCCGCATCATTGCTCAGATGACCATTATCGCTTCAATGGTGATTATGGTCGATCAGATCCTGCAGGCCTTTACCCCCGGCCTCAGTCGGCAGCTTTCTGTTTTCGTGGGCCTGATTATCACGAACTGCATTGTGATGGGGCGAGCAGAAGCATTCGCAATGAAGAATGGCCCGTGGCTGAGCTTCCTGGACGGCATTGGCAACGGCCTGGGTTATGGTTTTATTCTGCTGCTGGTTGGCTTTTTCAGAGAGCTGTTTGGTTCTGGGAAGTTATTCGGCGTCAACGTGATGGTGCCACAGACAGAAGGTGGCTGGTATCCGACCAACGGACTGATGCTGATCGCACCAAGTGCATTCTTTCTCATTGGCCTGATTATCTGGGTGATTCGCACGTTCAAGCCAGAACAGGTGGAGGCTGAATAA
- the nqrE gene encoding NADH:ubiquinone reductase (Na(+)-transporting) subunit E — translation MEEYVNIFIDAVFPGNLALALFLGMCTFLAISKNVKTAWGLGIAVIVIQTITVPVNNLIYQYLLQPGGLSWISSDLADQDLTFVGLICYIGVIAAMVQILEMTLDKYFPALFNTLGIFLPLITVNCAILGGTLLMVEKQLDFTGSVVYGFSSGFGWALAIVCLAGIREKMKYSDVPAGLRGLGITFITVGLMALAFQTFSVIKF, via the coding sequence ATGGAAGAATACGTCAATATCTTCATCGACGCTGTGTTTCCGGGAAACCTCGCATTGGCCCTGTTTCTGGGCATGTGTACGTTTCTCGCGATTTCCAAGAACGTCAAGACGGCCTGGGGCCTTGGCATCGCTGTCATTGTTATTCAGACGATCACAGTGCCGGTCAATAACCTCATCTACCAGTACCTGCTGCAGCCCGGTGGCCTTAGCTGGATCAGTAGTGACCTTGCCGACCAGGATCTCACATTCGTTGGCCTGATCTGCTACATCGGCGTGATTGCGGCGATGGTTCAGATTCTGGAAATGACACTCGATAAATACTTCCCAGCGTTGTTTAACACACTGGGAATCTTTCTGCCGCTGATCACCGTGAACTGTGCGATCCTCGGCGGCACACTGCTCATGGTGGAAAAACAGCTGGATTTCACTGGCAGCGTCGTTTACGGATTCAGTTCCGGCTTTGGCTGGGCATTGGCAATTGTGTGTCTCGCCGGAATTCGCGAAAAGATGAAGTACAGCGATGTTCCGGCCGGTCTGCGAGGACTGGGCATCACGTTCATCACCGTCGGTCTGATGGCACTGGCCTTTCAGACATTCTCTGTGATCAAGTTCTGA
- the nqrF gene encoding NADH:ubiquinone reductase (Na(+)-transporting) subunit F — protein MTVILGVAIFTGVVAALVWLIVAARSQLVSTGDVSIVINDQKTISIPAGGKLLNALADEGIFVSSACGGGGTCAQCKVNVLEGGGDILPTEKTHINKKAEREGCRLSCQVAVKQDMKIEVPHEALETKKWRCKVRSNRNVATFIKELVLELPEGEDVGFKAGGYIQIEAPPHVVNYRDFDIDEEYHSDWDNFNVWDNISKVDETVIRAYSMANYPGEKGIIMLNVRVASPPPRSPKGTPPGKMSSYIFNLKPGDEVTISGPYGEFFIKETPAEKIYIGGGAGMAPLRSHTFELFKNMHTDCKVSYWYGGRSVRELFYLEEFEELEKKHDNFSMHIALSDPLPEDNWTGLTGFIHQVLHDEYLSKHPAPEDCEYYICGPPIMLKCVQDMLSDLGVEPENIAFDDFGG, from the coding sequence ATGACAGTTATTCTTGGCGTAGCAATTTTCACTGGCGTTGTGGCGGCTCTCGTCTGGCTGATCGTGGCCGCACGTTCGCAGCTTGTGTCCACGGGCGACGTGAGCATTGTGATCAATGACCAGAAGACGATCTCAATCCCTGCTGGCGGCAAACTCCTCAACGCTCTGGCGGACGAAGGCATCTTCGTTTCGTCGGCCTGTGGTGGCGGTGGCACGTGCGCGCAGTGCAAGGTGAATGTTCTGGAAGGTGGCGGCGATATTCTGCCCACCGAAAAGACGCATATTAACAAGAAGGCCGAACGCGAAGGCTGTCGGTTGTCATGTCAGGTCGCCGTCAAGCAGGACATGAAAATTGAAGTCCCGCACGAAGCACTTGAGACCAAAAAATGGCGGTGCAAGGTCCGTTCGAATCGCAACGTCGCTACGTTCATCAAAGAACTCGTGTTGGAGCTGCCGGAAGGCGAAGACGTCGGCTTTAAGGCGGGCGGCTACATCCAGATCGAAGCCCCGCCGCACGTAGTGAATTATCGCGACTTTGACATCGATGAGGAATACCACAGCGACTGGGATAACTTCAACGTCTGGGACAATATTTCGAAGGTCGACGAAACCGTCATTCGAGCGTATTCAATGGCCAACTATCCGGGCGAAAAAGGCATCATTATGCTCAACGTCCGAGTTGCCAGTCCGCCACCGCGATCACCGAAAGGTACCCCGCCAGGGAAGATGTCTTCGTACATCTTCAATCTGAAGCCCGGTGACGAAGTGACGATCTCCGGCCCATACGGCGAGTTCTTCATCAAGGAAACTCCTGCCGAAAAGATCTACATCGGTGGTGGTGCAGGTATGGCTCCTCTGCGGTCTCACACGTTCGAGCTGTTTAAGAACATGCACACAGACTGCAAGGTTTCATACTGGTACGGCGGCCGAAGCGTCCGTGAACTTTTCTATCTCGAAGAATTCGAAGAGCTTGAAAAGAAGCATGACAACTTTTCAATGCACATCGCATTGTCAGACCCGCTGCCGGAAGACAACTGGACTGGCCTGACTGGCTTCATTCATCAGGTCCTGCACGACGAATACCTTTCGAAGCATCCGGCTCCGGAAGACTGCGAATATTACATTTGCGGTCCGCCAATCATGCTGAAATGTGTGCAGGACATGCTTTCGGATCTCGGCGTTGAACCAGAGAACATCGCCTTCGACGACTTCGGTGGATAG